AGAAAAGGTGACTATCTTGTACTAGACACGACGATGGATGATAATCATGTTGAGTCATCAAGATACGAAGTCTATATTGTGAATATCATGAATACGGGTAATGTCGATGCTCAAATTCATGTCTTAACAGACGAATAAGATTATTATTAATAAGCCAGCTTAATCGCTGGCTTATTTTTGTGCAATCAATTAAAAGGAGGAATTATCCATGCAAAAGCCAATCATCAATGCAACCGTGAGTCGGACATCAGTTGATGCCGATCCAACGTTTAAGATAATCGTGCCTAACAATGTCGAAACAACTGAACTAGAATATGTATTGACCAGAGTCATGTACAACATGGTACGCATCTATGCGAGAGGGAAGCACATCCCATTTGAGGATGCGCTGGTGCAATATAAAGAAGCGGTGGCCGTTCATATCGGTGTGATCTACGACCAGGAACAGAAGTTAAAGGAGGAACAAGATGGCAGATAGAGTCGTGATGATGTCGCAAGATGAATACGATGAGATCATCAATGGTGTGAGTGGACTACCATTCGAAGTGAACCGAACAGTAGGTAGCAATGGTCAGTTTGTTCGGACTGTAATTGAGGTGTCTAAGTCTAAGATGGAACAGGCACTACAAGTCAATGACTTTGAAGCGGTATCGCCAGCTGATGGGTCACCAATCAACTACGCCTGCAACGTGAAGTGGATTGACTGACAAGTATATCCGCTTCTATCACACCAAGGCATGGCAGTCAGCGCGCAAGCTGGCACTAGTCCGTGACCATTACCTATGTCAAGAGTGTCTGCGAGCAGGCATCGTGACCTATGCACGCATTGTCCATCACATCATTCCATTAAAAGATAATTGGTCAAAACGTTGTGATTTAAAAAATTTAGAAACCATTTGTCCTGAACACCATAATCAGGATCACCCAGAAAAAGCAACAGCAAATAAGCAAGAAGCCAAACATCTGCACGCACAGAAAAAGCGGGCAGATGTTTTTGTATTCCATGCGAACCATGAATTGAAGTAGCCCCCCTAGGTCCGATAATTTTTTGATGAAGTTCTAAAACAACGGTGATGAGATCCCCACACAATAAATTCGTTTTTCAAAATTTTTTTAATCGTCGAATTTGGGCGGTTTCAGAAAAGAAAGGAGGGATGTTAGATGCCGAGAACTGCTAAAAGTGCCATGTTGCATATTATGGAGGGAAATCCCAATAATAAAACAAAGAAAGAGCTTCAAAAACGTCAAAAGAATGAGTTGAAGATGAAATTATCGGCGGATAATCTTGTCCCTCCAAAATGGTTGAGTGCTGG
This DNA window, taken from Latilactobacillus sakei, encodes the following:
- a CDS encoding endonuclease: MTDKYIRFYHTKAWQSARKLALVRDHYLCQECLRAGIVTYARIVHHIIPLKDNWSKRCDLKNLETICPEHHNQDHPEKATANKQEAKHLHAQKKRADVFVFHANHELK